The following proteins come from a genomic window of Hoplias malabaricus isolate fHopMal1 chromosome 15, fHopMal1.hap1, whole genome shotgun sequence:
- the arrdc1b gene encoding arrestin domain-containing protein 1b — MGKLQEFSISFTNNKVVYSPGESISGSVRVTTASALQYKAIKVNCVGSCGVSSKMNDTSWMVEEQYVSSMLSVADKGTLPPGEHNFTFQFLIPAHAPTSFEGPFGKVMYRIRAVIDTPRFSKDYKTQRPFYLLNMLNLNEVPGIEQPSCAVTTKKFTYLLVKTGTLMLTASSDLRGYTPGQIIKLSTEIHNKSGKDTGCVIASLIQKVTYKTKRQMFDLRTIAEVEGAGVKAGKHAEWKEQIIVPPLPQSALAGCSLIDIDYFIQVSLKSPETVVTLPIYIGNIAVNLTPSRPPPPNPLQHTPLPAMQSLSPGAVVPSAPPAEDPEAEQGAGGLASEEISTKSHSQQDPSGQAPTMSPSAFNHAPSQTPHTQTAENSAPLFCVSTGATIPFFTDGNATPVPTTCPLILPPEYSSWEYPHEPPPTYEESCSSNNSSFNTSVS; from the exons CCATCAAGGTGAACTGTGTGGGATCATGTGGTGTCTCCAGCAAGATGAACGACACTTCATGGATGGTGGAGGAGCAGTATGTCAGCAGCATGCTGTCCGTGGCGGACAAAG GGACCCTGCCACCTGGAGAGCACAACTTCACTTTTCAGTTTCTTATCCCAG CACATGCTCCCACTTCCTTCGAGGGCCCATTTGGGAAGGTTATGTACAGAATCAGAGCTGTAATAGACACACCACGCTTCTCTAAGGACTACAAGACACAGAGGCCCTTCTACCTGCTCAACATGCTCAACCTCAACGAGGTGCCTGGCATAGAG caaCCCAGCTGCGCCGTGACAACTAAGAAGTTCACCTACCTCCTAGTAAAGACAGGCACGCTCATGCTGACGGCTAGCAGTGACCTGAGAGGATACACTCCAGGACAAATCATCAAACTCTCAACTGAGATACATAACAAATCTGGCAAAGACACAGGCTGTGTGATAGCCAGCCTCATACAG AAAGTGACCTATAAAACCAAGCGACAGATGTTTGATTTGCGGACCATAGCAGAGGTGGAGGGAGCTGGTGTGAAGGCAGGTAAACATGCAGAGTGGAAAGAGCAGATCATTGTTCCTCCTCTTCCCCAGTCGGCTCTCGCGGGCTGCAGCCTCATAGACATCGATTACTTCATCCAG GTATCACTGAAGTCTCCCGAGACTGTGGTCACTCTGCCCATCTACATtggaaacattgctgtgaactTAACTCCCTCGAGACCACCTCCACCGAACCCTCTTCAGCACACTCCACTTCCAGCAATGCAGAGTCTGAGCCCTGGGGCAGTGGTCCCGAGTGCCCCCCCTGCCGAAGACCCGGAGGCCGAGCAAGGTGCAGGGGGACTGGCCAGTGAGGAGATTTCAACCAAGAGCCACTCTCAGCAGGACCCTTCTGGCCAGGCTCCCACCATGTCCCCCAGTGCTTTTAATCATGCTCCTagccaaactccacacactcagACAGCAGAGAACTCGGCCCCGCTTTTCTGCGTCTCTACAGGAGCCACAATCCCCTTCTTCACTGATGGTAATGCTACCCCTGTGCCCACCACCTGCCCCCTCATTCTGCCCCCCGAGTACAGCAGCTGGGAATATCCACATG aaccaccacctaCCTATGAAGAAAGCTGCAGCAGCAACAACTCCAGCTTCAACACCAGCGTGAGTTAA